One Desulfobacteraceae bacterium genomic window carries:
- a CDS encoding glycolate oxidase subunit GlcD: LPKEAAALLLIEVDGHPAQVQDDAAKVEAICRRKGAADIRVAQSAAERDKVWAARRTALSALAKLRPTLVLEDATVPRSQIPAMVRAIQSISARYGIAIGTFGHAGDGNLHPTILTDRRDKAEWQKVEAAIADIFDRALALGGTLSGEHGTGIAKSCFLEKETSPATILYSKRVKAALDPHNILNPGKIIGG, translated from the coding sequence CTGCCCAAAGAGGCGGCGGCGCTGCTGCTGATCGAGGTCGACGGCCACCCCGCCCAGGTGCAGGATGATGCCGCCAAGGTCGAGGCCATCTGCCGCCGCAAGGGCGCCGCCGATATCCGGGTGGCGCAAAGCGCGGCGGAACGCGACAAGGTCTGGGCCGCCCGCCGAACGGCGCTCTCGGCGCTTGCCAAACTCCGTCCGACCCTGGTGCTGGAGGACGCCACGGTCCCCCGCAGTCAGATCCCCGCGATGGTCAGGGCCATTCAGTCCATCAGCGCCCGCTACGGCATTGCCATCGGCACCTTCGGGCATGCCGGTGACGGCAACCTGCACCCCACGATCCTTACCGACCGCCGCGACAAGGCCGAGTGGCAAAAGGTGGAGGCCGCCATCGCGGACATTTTCGACCGGGCCCTGGCCCTGGGCGGCACCCTCTCCGGCGAGCACGGTACCGGCATCGCCAAGTCGTGTTTTCTGGAAAAGGAGACCAGCCCGGCGACGATCCTGTATTCCAAGAGGGTCAAGGCCGCCCTGGACCCTCACAACATCCTCAACCCGGGCAAGATCATCGGAGGCTGA
- a CDS encoding (Fe-S)-binding protein yields the protein MASMQELVRLMKRLEDQLVVCMRCGMCQAVCPVFSQTGREADVARGKLALLDGLLQEMFQDPRGVYERLNRCLLCGSCAANCPSGVSVTEIFLQARAILTGFMGLPPAKKAVLRGMLAHPELFDNLMAWGARFQNIFTREVNDVIGTSCARITTPLIGDRHFRGLAPKPFHHLQPGLDSAPQRGRPRVAFFVGCLLDKFFPDIARAAVEVLRFHGVGVFMPSGQACCGIPALSAGDTQTFGRLVRHNLALFEARRWDCLVTACATCTATIRKLWPVMLREETAALRARAEKMAAKALDINQLLVDEVGLPARERRKGGDPVAVTYHDPCHLKKSLGVAAQPRAVLAANPDYRLVEMPEADTCCGMGGSFNLQYYDLSAAIGQRKRDNVQASGAAVVATGCPACMLQLSDALSRAGDRVAVRHPLELYAESLGTKT from the coding sequence ATGGCCAGCATGCAGGAACTCGTCCGCTTGATGAAAAGGCTGGAGGATCAGCTGGTGGTGTGCATGCGCTGCGGCATGTGCCAGGCGGTCTGCCCGGTGTTTTCCCAGACCGGGCGCGAGGCGGACGTGGCGCGCGGCAAGCTCGCGCTGCTCGATGGGCTGTTGCAGGAGATGTTCCAAGACCCCCGGGGGGTGTACGAACGCCTCAACCGCTGCCTGCTCTGCGGCTCCTGTGCGGCCAACTGCCCCAGCGGGGTCAGCGTGACGGAGATTTTTCTGCAGGCCCGGGCGATTTTGACGGGCTTCATGGGGTTGCCGCCGGCCAAGAAAGCGGTTTTACGGGGGATGCTGGCCCACCCCGAGCTGTTCGACAACCTGATGGCCTGGGGCGCCAGATTTCAGAATATCTTCACCCGCGAGGTCAACGATGTGATCGGCACCTCCTGTGCGCGGATCACGACCCCGCTGATCGGGGACCGGCATTTCCGGGGCCTGGCCCCGAAGCCCTTCCACCACCTGCAGCCCGGACTGGACAGTGCGCCGCAAAGGGGGCGCCCGCGGGTGGCCTTTTTCGTCGGCTGCCTGCTGGACAAATTCTTTCCCGATATCGCCCGGGCAGCCGTGGAGGTTCTGCGGTTTCACGGGGTCGGCGTCTTTATGCCGTCCGGGCAGGCCTGCTGCGGGATTCCGGCGCTTTCCGCCGGGGACACCCAGACCTTCGGGCGGCTGGTGCGGCACAATCTTGCCCTTTTCGAGGCCCGCCGTTGGGATTGCCTGGTCACCGCCTGCGCTACCTGTACCGCCACGATCCGCAAACTGTGGCCGGTGATGCTGCGGGAAGAGACGGCCGCCCTGCGGGCCCGGGCCGAAAAAATGGCCGCCAAAGCCTTGGACATCAATCAGCTCCTGGTGGATGAGGTCGGGTTGCCGGCGCGCGAACGGCGCAAGGGCGGCGACCCCGTGGCGGTGACCTACCACGACCCCTGCCACCTCAAGAAATCCCTGGGCGTCGCCGCTCAGCCGCGGGCGGTGCTCGCGGCCAACCCGGATTACCGCCTGGTGGAAATGCCCGAGGCCGACACCTGCTGCGGCATGGGCGGCAGCTTCAACTTGCAGTACTACGATTTGTCCGCCGCCATCGGGCAGCGCAAACGCGACAACGTTCAGGCCTCCGGCGCGGCGGTCGTGGCCACGGGCTGTCCGGCCTGCATGCTGCAGCTCTCCGACGCCCTTTCACGCGCCGGGGACCGCGTGGCGGTCCGGCACCCGCTGGAACTGTATGCCGAATCCCTGGGAACGAAGACATGA
- a CDS encoding FadR family transcriptional regulator, protein MTLSLKPITPKRISDQVFEQLRELIFRGKLNPGDQLMPERELAEALNVSRTTVRNAINKLVVLGLLEHRQGQGTFVRRQDAAAQNVVAMAMESQGASVQDLLEVRMGLECNAAALAARRADEKDVQFLESSLKEMTRAIRSGRLGTQADTSFHMAVAYATKNPLQIYIMRNFYDFLFVGIRESLRQLYEVPGNLDLIVAQHTAISDAIRAHDEQAALEAMRRHITFVVNFFKSR, encoded by the coding sequence ATGACACTCTCCTTGAAACCGATCACGCCCAAGCGCATTTCCGACCAGGTTTTTGAGCAGTTGCGGGAGCTTATTTTCCGGGGCAAACTCAATCCCGGCGATCAGCTGATGCCCGAGCGTGAATTGGCCGAGGCCCTGAACGTCAGCCGCACCACGGTCCGCAACGCCATCAACAAGCTGGTGGTGCTGGGGCTGTTGGAGCACCGCCAGGGTCAGGGGACCTTTGTGCGCCGCCAGGATGCCGCGGCCCAAAACGTCGTCGCGATGGCGATGGAAAGCCAGGGGGCTTCTGTTCAGGATCTGCTGGAAGTACGCATGGGGCTGGAGTGCAACGCGGCCGCCCTGGCCGCCCGGCGCGCCGACGAGAAGGACGTCCAGTTTCTTGAAAGCAGCCTCAAGGAGATGACCCGCGCCATTCGTTCCGGGCGGCTGGGCACCCAGGCCGACACCTCGTTTCACATGGCCGTCGCCTATGCCACCAAAAATCCCCTGCAGATTTACATCATGCGCAATTTCTATGATTTTCTCTTCGTGGGGATCAGGGAGAGCCTCAGGCAGCTCTACGAGGTTCCGGGCAACCTCGATCTGATTGTGGCGCAGCACACCGCCATCTCCGATGCCATTCGGGCTCACGATGAACAGGCCGCACTGGAGGCCATGAGGCGGCACATTACCTTCGTCGTCAACTTCTTCAAAAGCCGCTAG